ctggtgccacatagtgtattgctcagcattgctgcaggaagtccttataggtgatagcaaactagccactatcatccttgtttacagtaacagttattataacacatgctttgaggttgttatggcgttcacacctctctgcaggggaaaccagatgggtggactttatcatttacaaggattcttagccaagtactgcataacaaatggatttttaatgacagtaatgtataggcatggtatcacgatagttaataacaaaatatcgcgatatcgatactttcaaaatatcgcgatatatcgctaaaacggtaatatcgctcagccctaacatgtaccactgaaaatgctctcagattcaatctcaaaaattttcctgtgcAGACATGCCCCAGACTCCCTAGTATTGACATGCTTCACATGCAAAGCACACTACCCCtcccccacttttgagtactgttctccacccctGATACTAGTTACAAAAACCAGGCACCACAGGGAGGTATGACTGGATTTCACCTGACACAGGGTGATATAATGATTATTGTTGTtgacaaaatgattccaaaaataAGTATTAATTGTTTTTTGATTTGCTGGATAGGGAGAGAGGTATTAATCACTGGGAAAGAACTCCATAATCTGAGATTTTAAAAGCTAATTACAATCACTACATTTAAGTATTGAGGTAatgccactccaaataaattttgcTTCCCATCCACCACCCAcaccagctctaaatattccattattccgcattctttcattattttccggttatttttgcatactgtacaggctcacactagtgtcagctcacgtgtcagcagtactATCAAGTTTGCACAAATTCACTTGTGTTCTTTTTGCAACTtttacaggggcgtagccaggattttttaaaGGGaggttccaacagcagtattgagttaccagaagcaggggtcggGGGCGCAACCCCCAGCCattgagagactttcaatattttaatgaatcaaaactcagcaaattgctattaTTTCAGTATACAAAAAAGTAAATTAATTactataatgcatataagtgcccctggaatgaagctagtactagataTGTATGcatagtggaaacagacagcataatacatagagacacatatatagctatctGTAAATGATAGTTATACCACTGGTATAGGAaacatgaatccactgatacaaatggaatgacttacaatcaaaacattctataaatatgcatagcatggattcattttgTATGCCCAAGTGATAAATTAAGCTTGCTagctggagttctatatctttaaacactacacaccaaagctatagcaatATAAGGTCAATAGGTCATGCTCATGCAGTTTTCCATTAATGTTAGAATTTCTGAAAAACTCCTCTAATGgagcatgttctattagagtataggtgactgctctattagagtaattacctgactgctctattagagtatatcgatcttttaaaagAGGGTTTAtattacctctgtaaatccttccctgagagataaatgcaagctttatcagtTGTTGTGCTGTACCATACACTATTAcacactcattttgtcctgccacactagaTGGTGTGTGTTATGGGGTCCTGCTGTAAACTCACAAGTCTATATTTTACAGGGGGGGagttcctgaaccccttggaacaCCCcaccccctccctacgcccgtTTTATGCAGCTTATTATGGTTGTTCCAGGCAAAATAATGGCTTAACCAaaggaaatggaccgcccgcccgaaAATATGCCTGAGAGACAGAGAATTTAGTGGGCTTTTTTTAGTGGCCTTACTACTGGCCtattatacaagtataagaaaaaataggAGTTTTAAATTAggttagggacagtgtataatgctgcaataaaaagtactgaaacaagctggatcagagtagtacgtaatgtccaaatactgtaaaacaataagaagtgaatatcccggcctactgtgctacactcaatgcacagtagggatattcattaaggctgaaacgaatagtacgaatattcgttattcggataatgtacacatttaaccttgaaaacattttgacaactgaaaactgtcattttaaaatataagatttttcatcttaataatacatgtaaaggacttttcttttttaacatttaacgttttagtagtaatcaaagtgattttgtccctttcaagcacctaattatacagaaaattcttaaagaataattcgttcgttaatttgaagaatattcgaatacctaaaatttaatattcgtTTCACCCCTAATATTCATACATTATTGTATCTATGATAATACACTCCATACGTACATGATCTGTACTTCCTATCATAGTGCCTCTGCTGATATATGTAATGCTTTAGCTTCTTTTGACGTATCTGTACTTCCTATCATAGTGCCTCTGCTGATATATGTAATGCTTTAGCTTCTTTTGCTCGACACCTATGTACAGAATTTGTGGATCCATCTGGTTTGGAGGCTTATACTGCTTGTCATCTAATTGCTCTGGATAAAAATCCAGGAGTTCGGCCAATTGGTGTTGGTGAAGTTGTTAGAAGAATCATAAGTAAAACTATCCTTTCAGTGACTAGTGTGGAGATACAAAAATCTGCTGGTTCTCTTCAACTATGTGCTGGTCAACCATCTGGCTGTGAATCTGCTGTCCATGCTTTGAGACACATTTTTGATGACAGTTCTACTCAGGCTACTTTATTAGTGGATGCTTCTAATGCCTTTAATAATTTGAATCGCCAGCTTGCTTTAGTCAACATTCCATCTGTTTGTCCTGTCTTGTTGAATATTGTCATAAATACTTATCGTACTGATGCCAAACTCTTTGTTGGGGGTGAGACCATTCTATCACGTGAAGGTACTACACAGGGAGATCCTTTGGCCATGGCTATGTATGCCTTGGCCTTAGTTCCAATGATTAACTGTTTGCATGGCCATATTAAGCAGGTGTGGTATGCGGATGATGCTGCAGCAGCAGGTCTTCTTACTAATTTGAGATCCTGGTGGAATATGTTATGTGATATTGGACCCCAATATGGCTATTTTGTTAACTCAGCTAAAACATTTCTGATTGTTAAGGAGAAGCATGTTGTGCAGGCACATTCAATTTTTACAGACACTGGCATTCAAATCACTACTGAGGGAAAACGCTACCTTGGTTCTGCTTTGGGATCTCCTGCCTTTGTTGAATCATATGTGAATGGGAAGGTTAAAGAGTGGTCTGATGAACTGTCTAAGTTGTGTGAATTTGCTACTTCACAGCCACATGCTGCGTTTTCTGCTCTTACTCATGGATTGTTTGGAAGATGGATTTATCTCTCCAGAACTTTGTCCAATATTTCTGAGTCACTTTCCCCTTTGGAACAAAATATCCGTTTGCATTTCTTGCCCACCTTAACTGGTAAATGTGTATTTAGTGATCTTGAGAGACAATTACTGTCATTGCCTTCACACTTGGGTGGTCTCGGCATTATTAACCCATGTGCGTCATCTGTTGCTCAGTTTGATTCTTCACAGAAAGTGACTGGTCCCCTGGTATCTCTCCTTATTGAACAGATAACTGAGTTCACTGTCACTGAACTTGAtaag
This genomic interval from Dysidea avara chromosome 15, odDysAvar1.4, whole genome shotgun sequence contains the following:
- the LOC136245230 gene encoding uncharacterized protein, with translation MAIKVTKGQNCDEFVDPSGLEAYTACHLIALDKNPGVRPIGVGEVVRRIISKTILSVTSVEIQKSAGSLQLCAGQPSGCESAVHALRHIFDDSSTQATLLVDASNAFNNLNRQLALVNIPSVCPVLLNIVINTYRTDAKLFVGGETILSREGTTQGDPLAMAMYALALVPMINCLHGHIKQVWYADDAAAAGLLTNLRSWWNMLCDIGPQYGYFVNSAKTFLIVKEKHVVQAHSIFTDTGIQITTEGKRYLGSALGSPAFVESYVNGKVKEWSDELSKLCEFATSQPHAAFSALTHGLFGRWIYLSRTLSNISESLSPLEQNIRLHFLPTLTGKCVFSDLERQLLSLPSHLGGLGIINPCASSVAQFDSSQKVTGPLEIYLKNRRSCEELASALHPQLSLDLQRAREFACLKGASSWLTALPIDEHGFALHKP